One Verrucomicrobiales bacterium DNA window includes the following coding sequences:
- the ruvC gene encoding crossover junction endodeoxyribonuclease RuvC yields the protein MGISAKQFADLQKRVSKPAKRSATPEVDTLSPAAPKRHEILLGIDPSLRGTGYGVIRMAKPHPIALAHGTIRCPTTWEHSRCLLLITQTIRDVIREHRPVICAVEGLFFAQNLQTALIMGEARGAALVAAAEAGLEVYEHAPRRVKQAIVGYGAAQKLAVAKMVQRLLHLEELPDSDAADALAVALTHAQETSRYSLTPAKRV from the coding sequence GTGGGTATTTCCGCCAAACAGTTCGCCGATCTCCAGAAGCGGGTGAGCAAGCCGGCTAAGCGCAGCGCTACGCCGGAGGTCGACACCCTGTCGCCCGCGGCTCCCAAACGTCACGAGATCTTGCTGGGCATCGACCCGTCGCTTCGTGGGACTGGATACGGCGTCATTCGCATGGCCAAGCCCCATCCGATTGCTCTGGCGCATGGCACCATCCGGTGTCCTACCACGTGGGAACATTCGCGTTGTCTCTTGCTGATCACCCAGACGATTCGTGACGTGATCCGAGAGCATCGGCCGGTGATCTGTGCGGTGGAGGGGCTGTTTTTCGCTCAGAATCTGCAAACGGCTTTGATCATGGGAGAAGCGCGAGGAGCAGCGCTGGTTGCGGCGGCTGAGGCGGGCCTGGAAGTCTATGAACATGCTCCGAGGCGCGTGAAGCAGGCGATTGTCGGGTATGGGGCCGCACAAAAGTTGGCCGTCGCCAAAATGGTTCAGCGGCTGCTGCACCTGGAGGAACTTCCGGACTCCGACGCCGCCGACGCTTTAGCGGTCGCCCTCACGCATGCCCAGGAGACATCACGCTATTCTTTAACGCCAGCTAAGCGAGTTTAG
- a CDS encoding sigma-70 family RNA polymerase sigma factor — protein MDEKSPEAPGSPAGRFVTTLWSVVADARDSQSPESTSAMERLCQTYWYPLYVFVRRKGYGHEDASDLTQAFFARFLEKRYLASVDGNRGKFRTFLLASMTHFLANEWDKSRAQRRGGGAVVISLDEATAEQRYQHESSGQTTPETIFERRWAQTVMGVVLDRLAVEMEERRFEILKGFLLEARGAVSYETAAGLLGVSVAGVTSAIHRMRARFRALMFEEVANTVATPGEVEQELRHLLASLE, from the coding sequence TTGGATGAGAAATCACCCGAAGCCCCCGGCTCTCCCGCGGGGCGGTTTGTAACGACGCTCTGGTCAGTGGTCGCGGATGCTCGCGACAGCCAATCTCCTGAGTCGACCTCGGCGATGGAGCGTTTGTGCCAGACCTACTGGTATCCGCTTTATGTGTTCGTTCGCCGCAAAGGTTATGGCCATGAGGATGCCAGCGATCTGACACAGGCCTTTTTTGCCCGATTTTTGGAGAAGCGATACCTGGCAAGTGTGGACGGAAACCGCGGGAAGTTCCGCACGTTTTTGCTGGCATCGATGACGCACTTCCTTGCCAACGAGTGGGATAAGAGTCGCGCGCAGCGCCGGGGTGGCGGGGCGGTTGTCATTTCCCTCGATGAGGCAACCGCCGAGCAACGATACCAGCACGAATCTTCCGGCCAGACGACACCGGAGACGATTTTTGAACGCCGATGGGCTCAGACAGTGATGGGAGTGGTGCTTGACCGTCTGGCCGTTGAGATGGAGGAGAGGCGGTTCGAGATTCTGAAGGGCTTCCTGCTGGAGGCGCGGGGAGCTGTTTCCTATGAGACAGCCGCGGGTCTGCTGGGAGTTTCGGTGGCGGGAGTTACCTCAGCCATCCATCGGATGCGAGCGCGGTTCCGCGCGCTCATGTTCGAGGAGGTGGCCAACACCGTGGCGACGCCGGGAGAGGTGGAACAGGAACTTCGCCACCTTTTGGCAAGCCTGGAGTGA
- a CDS encoding protein kinase, producing MSDSAFNSVCPKCGSALQPDAPRGLCARCLFGAVLDGGPLDESPRSTVGKATLPRAFGAYELLEEVARGGMGIVFRARQTQISRVVALKVMAAGQFAAPDFVKRFRMEAEAVASLDHPNIVPIYEVGECENQPFFSMRLVEGGSLAQRISSSRAPMSDRQVAELITKLARAVHYAHQRGLLHRDIKPGNVLLDAEGQPHLTDFGLAKLVEKESTLTRTVAMLGTPSYMSPEQARGEAKQLTTAVDVYGLGAILYELLTGQPPFAGGTTMETVRQVLEREPRRPSGLRPGVDRDLETICLKCLQKDPARRFESAEALAVELERWQRHEPILSRPVTGLERAAKWVRRRPLPAALCAVTLLAVAASVGTLLRANRHIRAAQSATLDQRDLAQQHLYDSLLREANSIRTIRPLGFRRQLIERIQQARSIPTAKKDYDVLRAELGQCLGDALSFDPVRLIDPPSSFLDVVLNSDGTLVAFGTEKGQLALHETTHGKAVGRFEVKTPLVQLAFSPDGRSLFGLAREVAQQHSETAPRIRLIEWQRTGNGSWLQGSERSVPELRLLVLTTRGVIAALESCSEREMRLVDAATDRMLGSVPLAPGQLFPQVLDVSSDMRFAAFDVDGGTNQPSGLIQIWDLNARAPILRFSNEAGLVRHLAFSPDSQFLASTAESGVVVLMTSHFRPVNTYIEFMSSRAIWCGHGDRIAVPLSQQNGVRLCSVSSGAEATRLATPHQVTEVRGSLDGSVLLMVPHKGPALVTRLVGTRERVNLIGHLGGVTGVEYNPDGSRVASTGKDGMVRIWDPLSGRLLHSWPITPSAQGQTVAFSPDGHWLALGNYQNDQVLVFSLRDGRRILTLGEGRSGSIGTWSCGFSPDGKTLVATGDGVRGWEVFSRTVGASADQTLEARVLFHDPGAARNLHFHPSGKWIGFQGHVNVDGHRLMGSFVRGLEPGDEPKLIHSHRFAVQTLGISGDGSALVHRDDDQALVFSVLGAPKPSRSVTTITSGESVSTYVGNFRISPDGSKVAVANHNGRGVNIHDLTTGVRLYSLPDEANSVWWLAWHPDGRHLAVARSDGDISLWNLSEVEAILAQVGL from the coding sequence ATGTCCGATTCCGCTTTCAATTCCGTGTGTCCCAAGTGTGGGAGCGCGCTGCAACCAGACGCTCCACGCGGCTTGTGTGCCAGGTGCCTATTTGGGGCCGTGCTGGATGGCGGTCCGCTCGACGAGTCCCCGCGATCGACGGTCGGGAAGGCGACTCTGCCTAGGGCCTTTGGCGCTTATGAGTTGTTGGAAGAGGTGGCTCGAGGCGGGATGGGAATCGTTTTTCGGGCGCGCCAGACACAGATCAGCCGGGTGGTGGCGCTGAAGGTGATGGCGGCCGGCCAGTTTGCCGCTCCGGATTTCGTGAAGCGCTTTCGCATGGAAGCCGAGGCGGTCGCTAGCCTGGATCATCCGAACATTGTGCCCATTTACGAGGTTGGCGAGTGCGAGAATCAGCCCTTCTTCAGCATGAGGCTGGTTGAGGGGGGATCTCTTGCCCAGCGCATTTCCAGTTCCCGAGCCCCGATGTCCGATCGCCAGGTGGCTGAGCTCATCACGAAACTGGCGCGGGCCGTGCATTATGCCCACCAGCGCGGCCTTCTGCATCGGGACATCAAGCCGGGAAACGTGCTGCTGGATGCCGAGGGTCAACCTCACCTCACCGACTTCGGGCTGGCCAAGCTGGTGGAGAAGGAAAGCACGCTGACCCGTACGGTGGCCATGCTGGGCACGCCCAGCTATATGTCGCCGGAGCAGGCACGCGGCGAGGCGAAGCAGTTGACGACGGCGGTGGATGTTTATGGTTTGGGAGCAATTCTCTACGAGCTGCTCACGGGCCAGCCACCCTTCGCCGGTGGCACGACCATGGAAACCGTGCGTCAGGTGCTGGAGAGGGAGCCGCGTCGTCCGTCCGGATTAAGGCCGGGGGTGGATAGGGATTTGGAAACCATCTGCCTCAAGTGCCTCCAGAAGGATCCTGCGCGGCGGTTCGAGTCGGCGGAGGCGCTGGCGGTCGAGCTCGAACGTTGGCAGCGGCACGAGCCCATCCTCTCTCGCCCGGTCACGGGTTTGGAGCGAGCTGCCAAATGGGTGCGCCGTCGCCCGCTGCCCGCAGCTCTTTGCGCGGTCACCTTGCTGGCGGTCGCTGCGAGCGTGGGTACACTGCTCCGCGCCAACCGCCACATCCGGGCGGCTCAATCAGCCACACTCGATCAGCGAGATCTGGCCCAGCAGCATCTCTATGACTCGCTTCTTCGGGAAGCGAACTCCATTCGAACCATCCGGCCGTTAGGGTTTCGCCGGCAACTCATCGAACGGATCCAGCAAGCCCGGTCCATCCCGACCGCTAAGAAGGACTATGATGTGCTACGTGCGGAGCTCGGGCAGTGCCTGGGGGATGCTCTCAGCTTTGATCCCGTCCGGTTGATCGATCCGCCTTCCTCCTTTCTAGATGTTGTGTTGAACAGCGACGGAACGTTGGTCGCATTCGGCACTGAGAAGGGTCAACTGGCGTTGCACGAGACCACCCATGGCAAGGCGGTCGGCCGCTTTGAGGTCAAAACGCCGCTGGTACAGTTGGCATTCTCGCCGGACGGCCGAAGCCTCTTCGGACTCGCTCGTGAGGTCGCACAGCAGCACTCCGAAACAGCGCCTCGAATTCGCCTGATCGAATGGCAGCGGACTGGTAACGGATCCTGGCTGCAGGGCTCGGAACGCTCCGTTCCGGAACTCCGCCTGCTCGTGTTGACGACGCGGGGCGTGATCGCGGCTCTGGAGAGCTGCTCCGAACGGGAAATGCGATTGGTTGATGCGGCGACGGATCGAATGCTTGGCTCTGTTCCCCTGGCCCCCGGTCAGCTGTTTCCTCAGGTTTTGGATGTGAGCTCTGACATGCGCTTTGCCGCGTTCGATGTCGATGGCGGCACGAACCAGCCGAGCGGGCTTATTCAAATCTGGGATCTGAACGCTCGGGCCCCGATCCTCCGGTTCTCCAATGAAGCGGGGCTGGTTCGGCATCTTGCTTTCAGTCCGGATTCGCAATTTCTGGCCTCGACGGCTGAGAGTGGTGTGGTCGTGCTCATGACCTCCCATTTTAGGCCGGTTAATACTTATATCGAATTTATGTCTTCGCGGGCAATCTGGTGTGGGCATGGCGACCGGATCGCTGTTCCCCTCTCCCAGCAGAACGGCGTTCGGCTTTGTTCTGTCAGCTCCGGAGCTGAGGCGACCCGGCTTGCCACGCCGCATCAGGTGACGGAGGTGCGAGGTTCTTTGGATGGTTCGGTTTTGCTCATGGTTCCCCACAAAGGACCCGCCCTCGTAACCCGTTTGGTGGGCACACGCGAGAGAGTGAACCTCATTGGTCATCTTGGTGGAGTGACGGGCGTGGAATATAACCCGGATGGAAGCAGAGTCGCCTCCACCGGCAAGGACGGCATGGTCCGCATCTGGGATCCCCTGAGCGGCCGTTTACTGCACTCTTGGCCGATTACGCCTTCAGCTCAGGGGCAAACCGTCGCCTTCAGTCCGGACGGCCATTGGCTCGCCTTGGGCAACTATCAGAATGATCAGGTATTAGTGTTTTCGCTCAGGGATGGCCGACGAATTCTGACACTGGGTGAAGGGAGGTCGGGCTCCATAGGGACTTGGTCGTGTGGCTTTAGTCCGGATGGAAAAACCCTGGTGGCGACCGGAGATGGGGTGCGGGGTTGGGAAGTATTTTCGCGAACTGTCGGTGCTAGCGCCGATCAAACATTGGAGGCGCGCGTCCTTTTCCATGACCCGGGCGCTGCCCGCAACCTTCACTTTCATCCCTCTGGCAAGTGGATCGGATTCCAAGGTCACGTGAATGTGGACGGACATCGGCTGATGGGTTCATTCGTTCGCGGACTTGAACCAGGGGATGAGCCGAAACTGATCCACTCTCACCGCTTTGCCGTCCAAACTCTCGGGATCAGCGGCGATGGCAGTGCGCTGGTACACAGGGATGACGATCAGGCGTTGGTTTTCTCCGTCCTCGGAGCCCCCAAGCCTTCCCGCAGCGTGACCACCATCACGTCTGGCGAATCCGTCTCCACCTATGTGGGGAACTTCCGCATCAGCCCGGATGGCTCCAAGGTGGCGGTGGCAAATCACAACGGAAGAGGCGTCAATATCCACGACCTGACCACGGGCGTACGGCTCTATTCCCTACCGGATGAGGCGAATTCTGTCTGGTGGCTGGCCTGGCATCCGGACGGCCGTCACCTGGCCGTGGCTCGCAGCGATGGCGACATCTCACTATGGAACCTCTCGGAAGTGGAGGCGATCCTCGCGCAAGTCGGGCTCTAG